A genomic window from Elusimicrobiota bacterium includes:
- a CDS encoding amidophosphoribosyltransferase, with product MCGIFAVSGRPDAAELTQLGLFSLQHRGQESAGIVTVKNGEFQTRIGMGLVSEVFADGVAALPGRVAIGHVRYATTGGSHIRNAQPLVYKTGHGMLAIAHNGNLTNAIQLKHKLEGRGAIFQSTTDSEVIIHLLARQEGPVEDALIASLRQVEGAYSLLLLTIDKLIAVRDPYGFRPLVLGRIGDAHIFASETTALNLIGAELVRELEPGEMVIVEGTTVKSLKPFPPVPAPARCIFEQVYFARPDSMIFNRGVQAARRDLGKALAREMSGLKADIVVPVPDSGIPAALGFSEESGVPFEIGLMRSHYVSRTFIKPTQELREKAAMLKLAPVPETLRGKRVVLVDDSIVRGTTSKRICKLLRQAGAREIHMAITSPPIVSPCYYGIDTPYAAELIANQNSIEEIRKYLGVDSLHYLSLAGMQRAVGKGDESGWCTACFTRRYPTPIPDYQVTEAVK from the coding sequence ATGTGCGGAATATTCGCCGTCTCCGGGCGTCCTGACGCGGCCGAGCTGACCCAGCTCGGCCTTTTCTCTTTACAGCACCGCGGCCAGGAGAGCGCGGGCATCGTGACCGTCAAGAACGGCGAGTTCCAGACGCGCATCGGCATGGGCCTCGTCTCCGAGGTCTTCGCCGACGGCGTCGCCGCCCTTCCCGGGCGCGTCGCGATCGGCCACGTGCGCTACGCGACCACCGGAGGAAGCCACATCCGCAACGCCCAGCCGCTCGTCTACAAGACCGGCCACGGCATGCTGGCCATCGCCCACAACGGCAACCTGACCAACGCGATCCAGCTCAAGCACAAGCTCGAGGGGCGCGGCGCCATCTTCCAGTCCACGACCGACTCCGAGGTCATCATCCACCTGCTCGCCCGCCAGGAGGGCCCCGTCGAGGACGCCTTGATCGCGAGCCTGCGCCAAGTCGAGGGCGCCTACTCGTTGCTCCTGCTGACGATCGACAAGCTCATCGCGGTGCGCGACCCGTACGGGTTCCGCCCGCTCGTGCTCGGCCGCATCGGCGACGCCCACATCTTCGCCTCGGAGACGACCGCGCTCAACCTCATCGGCGCCGAGCTCGTGCGCGAGCTCGAGCCCGGCGAGATGGTCATCGTCGAGGGCACCACGGTCAAGTCGCTCAAGCCGTTCCCGCCCGTGCCCGCGCCCGCGCGCTGCATCTTCGAGCAGGTCTACTTCGCGCGCCCGGACTCGATGATCTTCAACCGCGGCGTGCAGGCGGCGCGCCGGGACCTGGGCAAGGCGCTGGCCCGCGAGATGAGCGGGCTGAAGGCCGACATCGTCGTGCCCGTGCCCGACTCCGGCATACCGGCCGCGCTGGGATTCTCCGAGGAAAGCGGCGTGCCTTTCGAGATCGGCCTGATGCGCTCCCATTACGTCAGCCGCACCTTCATCAAGCCCACGCAGGAGCTGCGCGAGAAGGCGGCGATGCTCAAGCTGGCTCCCGTTCCAGAGACTTTGCGCGGCAAGCGCGTCGTCCTCGTCGACGACTCGATCGTGCGCGGGACGACGAGCAAGCGCATCTGCAAGCTGCTGCGCCAGGCCGGCGCGCGCGAGATCCACATGGCGATCACCTCGCCCCCCATCGTCTCGCCCTGCTACTACGGCATCGACACGCCCTACGCCGCCGAGCTCATCGCCAACCAGAACTCCATCGAGGAGATCCGGAAGTACCTCGGCGTGGACAGCCTCCACTACCTGAGCCTCGCGGGCATGCAGCGCGCGGTCGGCAAGGGCGACGAGAGCGGCTGGTGCACGGCCTGCTTCACCCGCCGCTACCCGACCCCGATCCCCGATTATCAGGTCACGGAGGCCGTCAAATGA
- the purQ gene encoding phosphoribosylformylglycinamidine synthase I — translation MKKPKVLILRAAGVNCELETANAFKHVGGEPELVHITELRSGKKKLMDYAILSIPGGFSYGDDVGAGKVLANQVRHTLTDLRQFVRLGRPVIGICNGFQVLVKAGILPHSNACDQSASFTVNDSGKFETRWTHLRINTQSSCLFFKGLPEMIELPVAHGEGKLVLKSPRHLEDLKKTKSIALQYVTEDGKLMGYPHNPNGSIFNIAGLTNPEGNVLGLMPHPERFMSLHHHPNWTRQTYRKAPVGLEMFKNAVDYAR, via the coding sequence ATGAAAAAGCCCAAAGTCCTGATCCTGCGCGCCGCCGGCGTCAACTGCGAGCTGGAGACCGCGAACGCGTTCAAGCACGTCGGCGGGGAACCGGAGCTCGTCCACATCACGGAGCTGCGCTCCGGCAAGAAGAAGCTGATGGACTACGCGATCCTGTCCATCCCCGGCGGCTTCTCCTACGGCGACGACGTCGGCGCGGGCAAGGTCCTCGCCAACCAGGTGCGCCACACCTTGACCGACCTGCGCCAGTTCGTCCGCCTCGGCCGCCCCGTCATCGGCATCTGCAACGGCTTCCAGGTCCTCGTGAAGGCCGGCATCCTCCCGCACTCCAACGCCTGCGACCAGAGCGCCTCCTTCACCGTCAACGACTCGGGCAAGTTCGAGACGCGCTGGACCCATCTGCGCATCAACACCCAGTCCTCCTGCCTGTTCTTCAAGGGCCTGCCCGAGATGATCGAGCTGCCGGTCGCCCACGGCGAGGGCAAGCTCGTGCTGAAATCCCCGCGCCACCTCGAAGACTTGAAGAAAACGAAGTCGATCGCCCTTCAATACGTCACCGAGGACGGCAAGCTGATGGGCTACCCGCACAACCCCAACGGCTCGATCTTCAACATCGCCGGGCTCACCAACCCCGAGGGCAACGTCCTCGGCCTGATGCCCCACCCCGAGCGGTTCATGTCGCTGCATCACCATCCGAACTGGACGCGCCAGACCTACCGCAAGGCGCCCGTCGGACTGGAGATGTTCAAGAACGCCGTCGACTACGCGCGCTGA
- the purL gene encoding phosphoribosylformylglycinamidine synthase subunit PurL — MSQLAETSQDSFPILGKSPKELRVIGNSRHLSLSDAEWGAIQAHFKTLKREPSLAEIETIAQTWSEHCKHKTFTSPIRYVEGKKTRTIKNLFAETIVAATEAVKKPWCLSLFKDNAGVVAFGKKWALAFKVETHNHPSALEPYGGAATGVGGVVRDILGVGLGAKPVLNTDTFCFGRPDYKGALPEGAHHPTRTLRGVVAGVRDYGNRMGIPTAGGGIWFDDDYRLNPLVFCGTVGIMPQWAVKKEVKPGDLIVAVGGRTGRDGLHGATFSSANLGADAPSSAVQIGHAIQEKRVLDALLAARDKKLYGSVTDCGAGGFSSAIGELGADCGARVRLEQAPLKVSDLDSWEIWLSESQERMVLAVNPKSLKALEAVFAAEGCELAVLGEFTRTGKLEVTHHERTIVELDMKFLHKGLPRVEREAVWTNNHAAKPAGGVAKKAGDALREMIGHLNVCSREWVIRQYDHEVQGGTVVKPLQGVRHDGPGDACVIWPHAATGDMDDFSCFAVGHGLNPDYGRIDPYWMALAAVDEALRNLTCVGADPSRAALLDNFCWASPEDPKQLGALVRAAEGCRDAAKGFSAPFISGKDSMFNQSKDEKGKELPIPGTLLVSAVAPVPDGRKAVTMDFKGPGNALYLIGRTNDELGGSLYHRVLGRVGGEVPKVNPASAIDGFKALHAAMTRGHVLSAHDLSEGGLALCAAEMGFTGEFGCLLDLDECPRDPRIYSNETLLFSESPSRILVEVKPEDESAFLRHFGKSAKSAMVRRVGQTTANPIIKVTGLEGSTCLEESLKELKEAWQTALPRILG; from the coding sequence TTGAGCCAGCTCGCCGAGACCTCCCAAGACTCGTTCCCCATCCTCGGCAAGTCGCCCAAGGAGCTGCGCGTCATCGGCAACTCGCGCCACCTCTCCCTGTCCGACGCCGAGTGGGGCGCGATCCAGGCCCACTTCAAGACCCTCAAGCGCGAGCCGTCCCTCGCCGAGATCGAGACCATCGCCCAGACCTGGTCCGAGCACTGCAAGCACAAGACCTTCACTTCTCCCATCAGGTATGTCGAAGGGAAGAAGACGCGGACGATCAAGAACCTCTTCGCCGAGACCATCGTCGCCGCCACCGAGGCCGTCAAGAAGCCCTGGTGCCTGTCCCTGTTCAAGGACAACGCGGGCGTCGTCGCGTTCGGCAAGAAGTGGGCGCTGGCGTTCAAGGTGGAGACGCACAATCATCCCTCGGCCCTCGAGCCCTACGGCGGCGCGGCCACCGGCGTCGGCGGCGTGGTGCGCGACATCCTGGGCGTCGGCCTCGGCGCCAAGCCCGTCCTCAACACCGACACCTTCTGCTTCGGCCGCCCGGACTACAAGGGCGCGCTCCCCGAAGGCGCGCATCACCCGACGCGCACCTTGCGCGGCGTGGTCGCCGGCGTGCGCGACTACGGCAACCGCATGGGCATCCCCACGGCCGGCGGCGGGATCTGGTTCGACGACGACTACCGCCTCAACCCGCTCGTGTTCTGCGGCACCGTCGGCATCATGCCCCAGTGGGCCGTCAAGAAAGAGGTCAAGCCCGGCGACCTGATCGTCGCGGTCGGCGGCCGCACGGGACGCGACGGCCTCCACGGCGCGACGTTCTCCTCGGCCAACCTCGGCGCGGACGCCCCCTCTTCCGCGGTGCAGATCGGCCACGCGATCCAGGAGAAGCGCGTCCTCGACGCCCTGCTCGCGGCGCGCGACAAGAAGCTCTACGGCTCGGTCACCGACTGCGGCGCGGGCGGCTTCTCCTCGGCCATCGGCGAGCTCGGCGCGGACTGCGGCGCGCGCGTGCGCCTCGAGCAGGCCCCGCTGAAAGTCAGCGACCTCGACAGCTGGGAGATCTGGCTGTCCGAGTCGCAGGAGCGCATGGTCCTGGCCGTCAATCCCAAGAGCCTCAAGGCGCTCGAGGCCGTGTTCGCCGCCGAGGGTTGCGAACTCGCCGTCCTGGGCGAGTTCACCCGGACCGGCAAGCTCGAGGTCACGCACCACGAGCGGACGATCGTCGAGCTCGACATGAAGTTCCTCCACAAGGGCCTGCCGCGCGTGGAGCGCGAGGCCGTCTGGACGAATAACCACGCCGCGAAGCCCGCTGGCGGCGTCGCGAAGAAAGCCGGCGACGCCCTGCGCGAGATGATCGGCCATCTCAACGTCTGCTCGCGCGAGTGGGTGATCCGCCAGTACGACCACGAGGTCCAGGGCGGCACCGTCGTCAAGCCGCTGCAGGGCGTGCGCCACGACGGCCCCGGCGACGCCTGCGTGATCTGGCCGCACGCCGCCACCGGCGACATGGACGACTTCTCCTGCTTCGCCGTCGGCCACGGCCTCAACCCCGACTACGGCCGGATCGATCCGTATTGGATGGCCCTGGCCGCGGTCGACGAGGCCCTGCGCAACCTGACCTGCGTCGGCGCCGACCCGTCCCGCGCCGCCTTGCTCGACAACTTCTGCTGGGCCAGCCCCGAGGACCCGAAGCAGCTCGGCGCGCTCGTCCGCGCCGCCGAGGGCTGCCGCGACGCGGCCAAGGGCTTCTCCGCCCCCTTCATCTCCGGCAAGGACTCGATGTTCAACCAGTCCAAGGACGAGAAGGGCAAGGAGCTCCCGATCCCCGGGACCTTGCTGGTCTCGGCGGTGGCCCCGGTCCCCGACGGGCGCAAGGCCGTCACCATGGACTTCAAGGGCCCGGGCAACGCCCTCTACCTCATCGGCCGCACCAACGACGAGCTCGGCGGCTCCCTTTATCACCGCGTCTTGGGACGCGTCGGGGGAGAAGTCCCCAAGGTCAACCCCGCCTCCGCCATCGACGGCTTCAAGGCGCTGCACGCGGCGATGACCCGCGGCCACGTCCTGTCCGCGCACGACCTCTCCGAGGGCGGCCTGGCGCTGTGCGCCGCGGAGATGGGATTCACCGGCGAGTTCGGCTGCCTGCTCGACCTCGACGAGTGCCCGCGCGACCCGCGCATCTATTCCAACGAGACCTTGCTCTTCTCGGAGTCCCCTTCCCGGATACTCGTCGAGGTGAAGCCCGAGGACGAGTCGGCCTTCCTGCGCCACTTCGGCAAGAGCGCCAAGTCCGCGATGGTGCGCCGCGTCGGCCAGACCACGGCCAACCCGATCATCAAGGTGACGGGCCTCGAGGGCTCGACGTGCCTCGAGGAATCCCTCAAAGAGCTCAAGGAAGCGTGGCAGACCGCCCTGCCGAGGATCCTCGGATGA